Part of the Candidatus Dadabacteria bacterium genome is shown below.
TAGAAAGTTACTGTGGAACTTATATCGAGTTCGACTTTTCTTCTGCCGTTTCTTATTGAAGTAGTGCTGAAAGCTCCTTTTGCGTATTCAACGGGTCCTCTGCTTGCCTCGGTGGGTATTATGCTTATTGCCTTTTCCATCAATTCCAGTGTGGTTGCAGATATACCCCAGCTCCCGAGAATTCCATTGTTCCGTGCTATGATGCCGAATGACCTCTCAAGTTCTTCCTTGGAGAGTTCTCCGTCGCTTCCGAAACCGAATACTCCCATTACGGTAGGCATCTGGAAGCTCTGTCTGTAAAGCGCCGCGGTCATTATGGCGTCGGCAAGCGGACTCATGAGTCCCTTTTCGTCTCCGAATCCAAGCACATCTCCGCCGACATCTATTCCCACCACCAGATCTGCGCCGAGTTTTTCGGCAGCGTCCGTTATTCCCTCAAAAACCTTCTCCGGACCGTAACTTATATCGACAAGAAGAGTTTCCTCTCCCAGAACTTCGGCCATGCCTGCCTCGGCGAATCTCGCTCCGCCTCGGGTGGTGGAATCTTTGTTGCACTTCCAGACCACGTCGTTTATCTCGCGGACATTGCGTGATTCTTCAAGCTTTCTGGGCCCTGGATCGGGGTCTATTGTGAAGCGCTCCCAGCTAAGCCCTCCCAGAACGCATTGCGTTCCGTTTGTCTCGAGCAGGTTTGCCGTCGGAAGAGTTCCGACTATATCGCCTCCTCCCCCTATTCCGAGCAAAATAGCCTTTTTCGAATTTTTAAGGATTTTCTCAAACATGCTGATTTATCCGTGGTGATGATTACTAATATCCGTTCTGGCGCAATGATCAAGATGGCTTCCCCGAGTGATGAGTGTTGTTCCGGGGTCTTTATGGAATATCGATTTCCGGCTATATTAATTTCCTCGGTTCTGCGGCTTTTTATGAAGAAGATAATAAATGACTGGAAACACTTAAAAGGGGTGCACTGCGGTTCTGCGGCGCTGAGAGATATATGCCTCTACTACGGACACGATCTCTCGGAGCAGATGTGTTTCGGGCTGGGAGCCGGGCTCGGTTTTTATTACTCCTGTGAAGAGGGAATGAATCCGAGCAGGATTATACAGCCTCGCGGTCCCCTGATGGAAATTAATTTCCTGAGAAGTTTCGGTGTTGATGTCACCGACTGGAA
Proteins encoded:
- a CDS encoding DUF1152 domain-containing protein yields the protein MFEKILKNSKKAILLGIGGGGDIVGTLPTANLLETNGTQCVLGGLSWERFTIDPDPGPRKLEESRNVREINDVVWKCNKDSTTRGGARFAEAGMAEVLGEETLLVDISYGPEKVFEGITDAAEKLGADLVVGIDVGGDVLGFGDEKGLMSPLADAIMTAALYRQSFQMPTVMGVFGFGSDGELSKEELERSFGIIARNNGILGSWGISATTLELMEKAISIIPTEASRGPVEYAKGAFSTTSIRNGRRKVELDISSTVTFYVDPRVVYEKVSRPAQAVYGCTTIGEANTKLNEAGIRTELDIEMELYENLGKN